The following are from one region of the Acidobacteriota bacterium genome:
- a CDS encoding aspartate/glutamate racemase family protein yields MKTIGLLGGMTCESSLVYYKLINDMTREALGGSHSAKSVMVSVDFGEVEPYMERGEWDRVLEHMIEASRAVEHGGADFLVLCTNTMHKFAEEIGREIAIPILHIVDAAAGEIRKRGLHTVGLLGTRFTMEEDFYSGRLRDKHGLATVIPDKDGRDLVHKVIMDELSRGIINPNSREGYQQVIGELEKKRAQGVILGCTEIPLLVSEEPGGIPLFDTTTLHARAAVNLALGIG; encoded by the coding sequence ATGAAAACCATCGGGCTTCTGGGTGGGATGACCTGCGAGTCGTCCCTTGTCTACTACAAGTTGATCAACGACATGACCCGGGAGGCGCTCGGCGGCAGCCATTCGGCGAAAAGCGTCATGGTCTCCGTCGACTTCGGCGAAGTCGAACCTTACATGGAACGAGGGGAATGGGACCGGGTGCTGGAACACATGATCGAGGCCTCCCGGGCCGTCGAGCACGGCGGTGCCGATTTTCTGGTGCTCTGCACCAACACCATGCACAAGTTCGCCGAAGAGATCGGCAGGGAGATCGCCATCCCGATCCTGCACATCGTGGATGCCGCGGCCGGCGAGATCAGGAAACGCGGCCTTCACACCGTCGGCCTTCTGGGAACGCGCTTCACCATGGAAGAGGATTTCTACAGCGGCCGTCTACGGGACAAACACGGTCTGGCCACGGTGATCCCGGACAAGGACGGCCGGGATCTGGTCCACAAGGTCATCATGGACGAGCTGTCGCGGGGAATCATCAATCCGAATTCCCGCGAGGGCTACCAGCAGGTTATCGGCGAACTGGAGAAAAAGAGAGCCCAGGGCGTTATCCTGGGATGCACCGAAATCCCGCTCCTGGTCTCAGAGGAACCGGGCGGCATCCCCCTCTTCGACACCACGACCCTCCACGCCCGCGCGGCGGTGAACTTGGCTTTGGGAATCGGCTGA